Below is a genomic region from Brassica oleracea var. oleracea cultivar TO1000 chromosome C9, BOL, whole genome shotgun sequence.
AGAGCGTTTATAATAAACAAATAGCATCTCCCAGACAAATCAAAAATAATCAGTAAAAGATATATCATCACGTACTTGTCATCATGGACAGGAACTCCCCACTCTTCATTATGGAAAGCAATGCAAGATTGGTCTTTAACATGAAACAACCAAAAAAAAAAAACCATCAGGTCAAGGCATAGCAGAGGAAAATATTCAAAGCGAGATAAAGTTAAGGAATAAGCCCATCAATGTAAGGAAATGACAAAGAAACGAATCATGTTTATGTGGTCATTGTACAATATAGATCTCGTGATCACAAATCAATACTCAAGATATGAGCTCTACATTCAAACACTTACTTCCAACCTTAATACCCGATCTTTTAAACTACTCGAGATCACCATCATAAGAAAGACAATGAATCTTACCAGATTTCGGAGCGATCCAAGCGCATCTTTTACGATCATCAGAAAAGCAATCACCGGCCTTTTCATCTCTCTCCTCTGTCATATTCCTTCTCAGTGACGATGAAGTGTTTGACAAACTACGCCGCAAAGCTCTCTTCCCGCTCGAAAAAACGCGATACTCTACGGTGACGACTCTGAAGTTTTACAAAAGTTTTAGGAAGATTAAGAAAAAGAGGAAACGCTCACATGTTTATAGATTATAGATTCACACTGTAGAAGTTATGAGTGGATGTATTGAATGTGAAATCGTATGAAGAGTGGGAATACTATTACTGAGAGGCTTAATCACGACGATTGGATGCACTGGATTATGTAATGGTGTTAGATTGTGAGAACCAGTAGCAAGAATGTCAAACGATTAATTAGAGGCGGCAGCTTCGAATAGAGGGTGGTCGGCATTGCATCATGGCACAGATGAACCCTAGAAAGGATGGAAGCTTTTCGTTACGAAAGTGAAGGGGCCAATTTATTCTTGCTATCGGGCTAGAATTATTTGAGTGAAACGTGAAGCCCAGAAAAGAAGCCCGCAAATATGAATCAGACAGTTTTAATGAAACGACGTGTTCTGAGTGATAAGACAGCCTATGGAAGCCGACTTATTTACGTGGAATCCGACGTGGCGCAACAGGAGGGAAGAAACCTTGTTTTATAATAATAGATAGATAATATATTACATATATATATATATATATTATTGTTGTACCCGTATCTATAAATTTTGATCTTGCCGTTTCATGTACTCGTTTCCAGTCCATGTACCCGTATCAGGGCTGCTTAGGCCAAGAAAAACAAAACATAAACAAGAGACTTTTCTACTTCAACAACATGAACGTGGGGGCGGGTATTTTCAGACGGGTCGGGTCATTGACTTCAGTATTTGACTTTTTGGTTTGCTCATTAGAGAGTCAAAACAATGTCCATTGGGTCAATCCTAAATATTTTATCTTATTACGAGTAATGGGCCTACTGGGCCGAGTGAAATAACATTTTAAACTCACGTCTGTTCCTTTCCAATAGTATGGGTCCATATTACACACTGGGGCCTACTATAGAGGAAAAAACTGACAAAAAATCAGAGCCGTCGATCCTCTGTCCTTTCAAAGTTCGTTTTGCGGGCCCCACTAGAGAAAAGGAACAATATCTGTAAGAGAAAAGAAAGGTACACCACGCCACTACCGTGCTTTGGCTGTCACATGAGTGTTGTGTCACAGCCCCGTAACGGGATTATTTGAGGCTCTTGTTAAAGAGACAAAAGGAAAAAAGGAAAAAAAATTATTAAAGGCTTGGTCAATGTTCCTTTTTGACTGTTTTTTGGGTGAAAAACTGCCTCCACAATTTCCAATTAAATATTCGATTTAAGGTATAATTAAAGCCATTATAAAGGCATTCTACCGATTATATTTTATTAATGTCTACATATGCAATCATATTAATTATGTAACGTTTAACGTACGTCAATTACTCCTTTTTTTTTTCGTCTTGTACTATGGATACTCCCTCCTGTTTCACAAAAATACATGTTTTAGAAAACAATATGTTTCAAAACAATGTTTTTTTAAAATTTTCAATGCATCTTTTATGAACTGCTAATAATTAATTGCAATTTAAGAAAAACAATTACATTTATTGAATTCCTATATAATTTTAATAATTAATCACAACACTAGTTGATTTTTCTGTGCTCATGCACAGATATAATATTTTAAAAAGTAAATACATTATAATATTTTTTAATATTTTATTTTTTATTTTAGTTATTATGTTATTTATATTGTAATTAATATGCATAGTTTATTTAAATAACATTTTATTATTTTAATTAGACGCATAACTTTGGATATAAAATATCTCGAATGTTTGGTTATTATTTGAATATTTTAGATAACATTTACTTTTCCGATCCAACTATAATATTTTTGTTGTACAGATTTAAATTTCGATTATTTTTTTTATTTTCATGTGTTTGATTTTTTTCTTAGATTGGTAAATATATTTTAGTAAGATTATGTACAATTTAATATTTGTTATTTTAAAAATCAAATAGTAAAAATATATAAACTAAAGTGTTGATCGATTCAAAATTGCATAAAAAAATATAACAATGATAGTATTTTGAAACCTTATGTATATTAGTTTGGTTCTTCATTATAGATGTGTAAATATATTTTTGATTTTTTATTAATTTGTTATATGTTAATTTTCAAAAATAAAATTATAAAAATAAGGTTGCATAAAACATAATCGATATATTTTTAAAAAGAAGATTATTTCCTTACTTTAATATCAAATTTAGTTTTCTAAGCTTTCCTTTTTATAAAATCATATCATATATATATATATATAATATTTTCGTTTTAAAATTTATAAATATTTTCTTTATCATATATGCTATTTGAAAAATATATAAGGGAACTTAAATAAAAATTTGAAATTAAATTTTATTCATTAAAGATATCTTAGTTTATGTTATTTAAATTATATTGTAATAATTTGAAAAATAGATTGATTTAAATAAAACGCTTAATACCTTTAAAATATATATTATATTGTTTAAGATTATCTTCTAGGAGAGAA
It encodes:
- the LOC106313947 gene encoding uncharacterized protein LOC106313947 codes for the protein MTEERDEKAGDCFSDDRKRCAWIAPKSDQSCIAFHNEEWGVPVHDDKYVMIYLLLIIFDLSGRCYLFIINALICQTAYMKISELLSLPVVLPELSWKYIRFKRQSFRKIFKEFDSIPTSELTNKKREHPLRRCYHPHYYP